ACGACGATGAATATGATGACAGGATATCTGGCCAGCACCTCAGGGGAGGTGCTCATTGACGGGCATGATATTTTGAAGGAACCGGAGAAGGCCAAGAAGCATATCGGCTATCTGCCGGAGGTTCCGCCGCTGTATATGGAGATGACGCCCTACGAACAGTTACATTTTGCGGCGGAGCTGCGGGGCATTGCCAGGGGAGAACGGGAAGCCTGTGTGGTACAGGTCATGCAGGAGACGGGGATCGAAGAGATGGCAGATCGGCTCATCCGCAACCTGTCCAAGGGTTACCGGCAGAGAGTGGGGCTGGCACAGGCGCTGCTGGGAGATCCGGATATCCTCATCCTGGATGAACCCACGGCCGGGCTGGATCCGCTGCAGATCACGGAGATCCGCACGTTGATCCGCAGGCTTTCCAGCGAACATACGATTATTTTGAGTTCCCATATTTTGTCCGAGGTCAGCGCGGTGTGCGACGAGGTGCTGATCATTTCTCATGGAAAACTGGTGGCCAGCGATACGCCGGACAATCTGGGTCATCTGCTGACCGGGAAAGAGACGCTGCACCTGAAAGTAAAGGGAAAGATAGCGGACGTGGAAGCGGCGCTAAAAAACATCAGCGGCGTACAGCAGGTAACGGCAGAGCAGGAAGGGGATCTCACCAGTGTGAATGTACAGTTGAAGGGAAGACAGAGCACCGGCGGACAGGCGAAGGCTGGAAAAGATGCACAGCAGTCAGGTAGCGATGCAGCATCCACGGAGAGCAGGACACCAGATGCTGCGCGGGAAGCCATCTTTTACCGTCTGGCAGAGAAACGGTTGCCTATCTACGAGATGGAAAGCGCCCATGCTTCTCTGGAAAAGGTGTTCCTGGAGCTGACGGAAGACGAAACAGAAAAGGAGGCGGAATAAATGCTGGCAGTATTCAAACGGGAGCTTGCCTCCTATTTTCATACGATGACAGGATATATTTTCATGGCGTTCCTCTTTGTGGTGGTGGGCATTTATTTTTCCGCCTATAACCTGAGCTATCAGTATTCCCTGTTCGGCTATGCGCTGGTGTCGGCGGCTTTTGCCATGCTCATCACTACCCCCATGCTTTCCATGAAGGTGCTGGCGGAGGAGCGGCGGCAGAAGGTGGATCAGCTGCTTCTGACGTCCCCGGTGCCGCTGTATCAGATCGTCCTGGGCAAATATCTGGCCATGATCACGGTGTTTGCGGTGCCCATGCTGGTGTTCTGTCTGTATCCGGTCATTCTGTCCCGGTACGGGGAGGTGGCCTGGGCCCAGACGTACGCGGCGATCTTGGGATTCTATCTGCTGGGCTGTGCCTGCCTGGCCATCGGCCTGTTCATTTCTTCCCTGACGGAAAATCAGGTGATGGCGGCGGTGTTAAGTTTTGGCGTGTTGTTTCTGTTTTATATGATGAGCGGTCTGAAAACCCTCATTCCCAGCACTGCTTCGGCTTCCTTCCTCATTCTTACCTGCGTGCTGCTGGCAGTGGGCTGGATCCTGT
Above is a window of Oscillospiraceae bacterium NTUH-002-81 DNA encoding:
- a CDS encoding ABC transporter ATP-binding protein; this encodes MIEVRDLVKKYGDHVAVDHLSFTAEKGKIYGFLGPNGAGKSTTMNMMTGYLASTSGEVLIDGHDILKEPEKAKKHIGYLPEVPPLYMEMTPYEQLHFAAELRGIARGEREACVVQVMQETGIEEMADRLIRNLSKGYRQRVGLAQALLGDPDILILDEPTAGLDPLQITEIRTLIRRLSSEHTIILSSHILSEVSAVCDEVLIISHGKLVASDTPDNLGHLLTGKETLHLKVKGKIADVEAALKNISGVQQVTAEQEGDLTSVNVQLKGRQSTGGQAKAGKDAQQSGSDAASTESRTPDAAREAIFYRLAEKRLPIYEMESAHASLEKVFLELTEDETEKEAE
- a CDS encoding ABC transporter permease, translating into MLAVFKRELASYFHTMTGYIFMAFLFVVVGIYFSAYNLSYQYSLFGYALVSAAFAMLITTPMLSMKVLAEERRQKVDQLLLTSPVPLYQIVLGKYLAMITVFAVPMLVFCLYPVILSRYGEVAWAQTYAAILGFYLLGCACLAIGLFISSLTENQVMAAVLSFGVLFLFYMMSGLKTLIPSTASASFLILTCVLLAVGWILYRMTQRFLLPLLFCVVGEAVMAGVYLTHAALYEGLVQKIMDIFDISTRFSGLTDGMLDVTAIVYFLSVIAAGIFLSIQSIQKRRWS